GAGTTTCAGACCGCGCAGCAGCGTCGAGAGCCCGGTCCCGCCGCCGACCGCCACGATTTTGTAGCCTTGCTGCAAGCGCATCTCGAGCAGCGTGTCGACGATGCGCCCTTGGCCGCCGATCGCGCTCGCGCCGATGATCGCGCGCAGCCACTGCCGGATTCCGAAGAACATCAGCAGCAGGCCGATCGCGCCGAATATCCACGAGAGGTACGCCGGCGAAAAGTAGTCGTTGACGAAGTCGTCGACGAGTTCGTTGACTTGAAAATGCAAGCCCTGCGCTACCAGGTAGCGGTTGATCGCGTTGACGAGCAGCAGCAGGCCGAGGATCGCTACGACCAGCCAGCGTTTAACTCCGAGCCCGGGATAGCACCACCGAATCAGCGCTACGAAGCGCTCGCGCCATCGCGTCATCGCGTGGTATCTCGCAAGTCGAGATGGATCTGTGCGCCGCCGAGCCCTTCGAGGTGATTGAAGAGCCGGCGCGCGGCGTAGACGGAGCGATGCCGGCCGCCGGTGCAGCCGATACCGATCGTAATCTGCGACTTTCCCTCGTTGCGAAAGTGCGGCATCAAAAAATCCATCATGCTGAATAACCGTTCCAGAAACGGCGCGAGAGCCGGATCCGTTTCGATATACGTTGCCACCGACGCATCGGCGCCCGTCAGCGGCCGCAGCGCGTCGACGTAATTCGGATTGTGCAAAAAGCGTACGTCGAAAAGCATGTCGAGATCGAGCGGTATTCCGTACTTGAAGCCAAACGCGACGATCGTCACGGCGAGGCGGCGCTCTTGTTCGCTCGCCGCAAACGCCTTCACGATGCGGTCTTTTAAGTCGGCGTGCGTGAGGCTCGTGGTGTCGATAACGTTCGTTGCGTGCGCGCGCAGCGAAGCGAGCGTGGAACGCTCGATCGCGATGGCCTCGCGCAACGATCCCGCGGCCGCGAACGGATGCCGGCGGCGCGTCTCGCTATAGCGCCGTACGAGCACCTCGTCGCGTGCGTCCAGAAAGAGGGTCTCCGCTTTAACTCCGGCGGCCGCCGTGCGCTCGATAACCGGAAGCGAGTCGCCGAGCGTGCCGCCGCTGCGAACGTCGAGCGCGATGGCCACGTTGCGAAATTGAGCCTCGTCGAGCAACGCGAGCGTCGCCGCG
Above is a genomic segment from Candidatus Baltobacteraceae bacterium containing:
- the rapZ gene encoding RNase adapter RapZ → MAVDRLIFVTGLSGAGKSQTMKTLEDLGFYCVDNLPPALVAATLALLDEAQFRNVAIALDVRSGGTLGDSLPVIERTAAAGVKAETLFLDARDEVLVRRYSETRRRHPFAAAGSLREAIAIERSTLASLRAHATNVIDTTSLTHADLKDRIVKAFAASEQERRLAVTIVAFGFKYGIPLDLDMLFDVRFLHNPNYVDALRPLTGADASVATYIETDPALAPFLERLFSMMDFLMPHFRNEGKSQITIGIGCTGGRHRSVYAARRLFNHLEGLGGAQIHLDLRDTTR